The genomic window TGAATGGAAGCTATAGACGAGCTAAAATGGTTTGTACCTTCCATAAAATAATATTCGATTTGTATGTTATGGTatgacaattaaaaaaatattgtgtggAATAATGAGTGATAGAACTAGAACTTGCATGATATTTAATGTAATGCCCTAATGTTGAGTGATTAATGAACTATCTATAATGATTTGTTGACATATCAAGTTAGAGTATAGTATTCTGGTAAGTGATATTTTAATAGATCAGTTTGGGAATGCTTTAATGTAAGTTAGAGTATAGTATTCTAGTATAGAATTTGCATGATATTTAATGTAATGCCCTAATGTTGAATGAGGAATGAACTATCTAATGATTTGTTGACATATAAAGTTAGAGTATAGTATTCTGGTAAGTAATATTTTAACGGATCAGTTTGGGAATGCTTTTGGATTTTACTATTACTTCTAGTTTGTGCTACGGTCAGAACTGTCCGGATAATTTCAAGCTTACTACAAGTGAGAATGTCTCTATGAAATCAAATTTAGGTTGTTGATGAAATCCTAGTGGGTACTAATTTGTGGTAAGTTTGAAAACTAGGACGCACCAATTCATTGTTTGATCTGCCGAAAGTTATGAATTAGGATACCTAAAGCACTCAGCAAAAATGCTTGTAGTGGATGGAAGGAAACAAGTTGATAAAGTGAGACGGCATGAACAAAACTCAAGAAATTGCCCCTGCTTTCCTCACTTGTGCGGATTTTCggtattactatttttgcaatTTATCTTTTGAAACTTTTGTGTGTTATGTGCTAATGTAGGATGAGCAGTGAATAAACACTACTAATTAGAATATAGTAATGAGTTCGGTTGGGAATgatttagatttagattttgCTTTTAATACTCATGCTGTGATCAATTGTAAGTTCTTGATGCCCTTTTTGCTTGAAAATATGGACTGAGACTGAACTAGAAAGTTTTGGGTTTGGGTGCTAACTAGGAAATACATAGTTGCATATCTAATTTATTATATAGAATTTTCATAGAAGAGGCATATTCAATCCATGTAGTAGCTAATCCTTTGCTTGAATGGAAGCTATATATGAGCTAAAATGATTTGCACCTTCCATAAATTAATATACGATTTGTATGTTATGGCatgacatttaaataaatattgtgtGGAATAATGAATGATAGAACTAGAACCTGCATGATATTTAATGTAATGCTCTAATGTTGAATGAGGAATGAACTATCTAATGATTTGTTGACATATAAAGTTAGAGTATAGTATTATGGTAAGTGATATTTTAAATGGATCAGTTTGGGAATGCTTTTGGATTTTACTATTACTTCTAGTCTGTGCTATGGTCAGAACTGTCCGGATAATTTCAAGCTTACTACAAGTGAGAATGTCTCTCTGTAATCAAATTCAGGTTACTGGTGAAATCCTAGTGGGTACTAATTTGTGGTAAGTTTGAAAACTAGGATGCCCCAATTTGTTGTTTAACATATGATTGGATGACCATATGAGCTAGTTAGCAAATCATCAAACTCGGAAACATGAATGATAGCTGAAAATTAAAGAAGCATAATCAGAAAACAAGAATGGAAAAGAagatgtaagttttttttttttttgaagttggAAAATTATATTCACTGGAGAGAGGTAGACAGGTGTGTTCTGTTGCTACCGCAGATGAAAGGTTTACAAGTTTTTCGCtatttattcttataaattagtAAGTTGCTTACAATTTTTCCTACATGTCCAGCAGTTTAAAATTTATTGTggctcatttttttttgtaagtggcTGTCAATTACTCTTCTTCCTAACAGATATATGGATAAttgaaatgataaatattttattttgaagcattttattattttcgTTGTTTGTAGATATATGAAGAAATTCTCATGTAGATTATGTCCTTTTTAATATTGGTAGAGTaccaattaatttattaaaacataaacatactTGGCAAGTGAGGCACAACGGAAACTATTATCATGTTGGTACCCATCAATTAACAACAGTAGACAAAAATAGTTGCTTCTTCTGCACATGGTGCGATGTTTACTGAAAACTGTTGTTTTACGTGTCCAATGTATGTTCattgatttataaatttatttctaTGGTATTTCAGACTCACCTATTTAAGGTCTATTTCAGTATTTGGATTCTTACTATGTTTTTAAGTTGCAATAATTGCAGCATAATTGAAGAGAGTGTAAATGGATGATATGATTCGATTGCGACATGTTTCTTGGATTTCGGATGGCTTCTAATTTTTTGGTTGCAAAAACTGAATAATGGAAGAATATGGCATAGTAATATGTCCATTCATTTGCAACATGTTTCTTAGATTTGGGACGACTTCATCATTGGCCTGCGATGAAGACTGCATTTTGTGTTGCGGAGCATATATGGTAAGTCCTATTATAACAATTTTGAAATCTAACTGTTGGTTTTgatttattgtttaaaaaatttctctCCATAATATAGTAGCTTATACAACCTTTCTAGAATTCAATAAATGAAAAGTGAGTTGAAGAGTTGTTGGTTATGTTATGTACACTTGGAGACGATGTTTTGCAGCAAGCctcaattaattaaacaaaataacgAACATGTGAGAAGCTTACACGACATTGGGACAAGATCTATGAAAATTTTCTATTCCGTAGGTATCAATGTTAATTTTATACCCTTGCGGAAGATAGCGATGAAGTTTGATAAACACTTTGACTATAGATTCTCTTATAATTACTAGTGTCAAAACTggagcaaaaaaataaaaataaaactggAGCTAATCATCGTTACTCCATGCTGCATTTTTATACAACATTTATTGTATGCTACTTTTTATGTATTTCaacctttttaaattttttgcttGTTgagtgcgtttgatttgctaaacaATAAGAGTGGACAAGACAACTCTAGTTGTActctgtgtttgattttaaaactgtttcttGGACCGGACAAATTAGGGGGCAAGAGATGCGACAAGAATTGAAATTTTTGTCTCTTACTAAACcacaagacaactttttgtcccaaGTGCAAGTTGTCTAAATATCAATATAACCTTTTCTCTACCAAACATCTAACAAGACAAAGTGTTGTTCAATACTTAAAGTTTGTGTTGTGTTGTACTCCCTCTGTtacatattataagcaaaaaaatactttttaggttcattgaataattgatgtatctggtctataatatggaccagatacatcaattattcaatgaacctaaaaagttattttgcttataatatataACGGAGAGGGAGTACTGTCCAATGCTTACCTTTTGCAAGTCAAACGAATCTGTTTTGTTATTTATGTTTGTAAGCGGGAATACTTCTTATTGCATTGCAGGATTAACACAAGACACAGTCATGTAGATTATATCCTTTGCTTATTGTTCAaaccattttctttttctattcttCTCTTAGCTTATTCACTTGATTTTTCATTTTCCACACTCAGTGAAATCTTACATGCCTTTTCATTTTCCAAATCcctcactactagaccaaacctagtggctttttTGAACTcatttttaatactatttttttgtttatttttatccaagtgttattcttttttctttttttatttaaaaaaaattgtttttgtttttcaatttcttttctaaatttaaagtagtgatgattatattttctcaaaattattattgattcTTTATTGTAAAGAGAGAAATATGTAAAATgtgataataaataattaaatttattaggagacaagtgaattcggttgctcactctttagctagggcggccaattcttggactagtttccatagatttgagattattccttcatgtattgaacttttgataattaatgaaatgcattaagtttgtttggttcaaaaaaaaaattttaatttattataataaaattaaaaatacaaataaatatcaaaagtaagttttcttgatatatatatataaaaattaagtgaaaaaatatatgtataaataactttaaaaggaaaataataaagaaacgtatgtaataataatatttttttctccttACAAAGATTATCATTTATAAGAGCCtttttgactaaattatttataaaatgtaaACCTCGATGTCTTAATCCTTACCTCTCTTATTGATAAAAAACAATTCttatatcttttttcttttcttacagTTCTAGATTGTTCTTCTCTCAAAGCATGATAATCTCAAAACCCTCCTCTTCCATTGTAATTCGATCGGTGTGGTCCTATAACCTTGAATCAGAATTCAAGTTGATTGGTTCATTAGTCGATTCCTATCCAATCATCTCCATGGACACTGAATTTCCTGGCACTGTCGTCTTCCCTGACACCACAGACTTATCCTTCCATAACCGCGGTTCCGCTGCCCATTACTCTGTGTTGAAGGCCAATGTCGACGGCCTTAATCTTATTCAAGTTGGAATGACTCTTTCCGATGCTAAAGGGAATCTCCCAAGCCTCGGAACATCTAAATTTTTCATCTGGGAGTTCAATTTTTGTGATTTTGATGTTTCTCATGATATCCATAATCATGATTCTATTGAGCTTTTGCGCGGTCAAGGTATTGATTTTGATAGGAATAAGAAATTCGGTATTGATTCAGTGAACTTTGCTGAGCTGATGATGAGTTCTGGACTTGTTTGTAATGAGGATGTTAGCTGGGTTACTTTTCATAGCGGTTATGATTTTGGGTACCTTGTGAAGGCATTGACGCAGTGCGCTTTGCCTGAAGGTCTTGCTGAGTTTCTGATTTTGGTTAAAGTTTATTTCGGTGATAGTGTTTATGATGTGAAGCACTTGGCGAAATTCTGTGATGGTCTTTATGGTGGTTTGGATAGGGTTAGCAAAACTCTGAATGTTGACCGTGCTGTTGGGAAGAGTCATCAGGCTGGTTCCGATAGTTTGCTGACTATTCGTGCATTCCGAAGGATTAAGGAGGTTCACTTTGGCAATGTTGATGATGAACTGATCAAGTATGCTGGTGTGTTGTATGGTTTAGAAAACATGGTGTGATGGAAATATGTTGTAGattgtttttatgtttattttcaaCATAAAGTGAAAATCATAGACATTTGGGgttattaataaaattgaatGGATTTTCAACTATTCTTTGAATTATATGCCTTTGCACCTGCTTTTCTTTCTTGAGTAAATTTTTGGtgttaatattttgaaattttgatcaaGTTGCTAGGAATTGACATTTTAAAACTAGAGTGTTATTACTGATGTAGGATGAGTAGTGAATAGCTACTAGTACTACTAGTTAGAAATAGAATACGGCAACGTGTTGGgaatgatttatattttgctCTTAATGCTCAAGCGTGATCATCAACGGTAAGTTCTTCATGCTGTTTTTTACATAGTTACATaccatttataaaataaatttttcataGAGGAGACAGATTTCATCCTTTTTAAGGAAATGAATAATTGCTCCTGTGCAATTAGTAGTTAATCCTTTGCTTGAATGGAAGATTTGGATCTTTCACAAATTCATAATAGTGTAAGATTTGTATGTTATGATATTTAACAACATATTGTGTGGAATAATGAGTGATGGCATTACAACTTGTATGATATTTAATGTAATGCTCTAATGTAGAATGAGAAGTGAACTATCTAATGATTTGTTGATCTATCAAGTTTTGAGTTTACGGTAATCTGGTAAGTGTGTTTTTCATGGCTCAGTTTGGGAATGCTTTTggattttattattacttttggTCAGTGTTGTGGTCAGAACTGTCCTGATAGTTACAGGCATGCTACAAGTGAGAATGTTTCTATGCAGTCAAAATCAGGTTGTTGATGAAATCTTGCTGTGTAATAATTTGCGGCAAGTTTGAAAACTAGGGACGCACCAATTCGTTGTTTAATTTACAGAAAGTTATGAATTAGGATAGCTAAAGTACTCTCAACTCAGCAAACTCAGCAAAAATGTCTCTAGCGGTTGAAGATGGAAGGAAACAAGTTGATAGAGCGAGTCGGCATGAATAATACTCAACAAATTGATAAAGCAACATGTTTCATAACTCAAGAGTCTCGTCTATTCAGCAATGACAACAGAAGCTGAAAAGATTGAACTGAACATATCGACAAACTCCAGAAACATTGTTTGtaacaaatgaagatgaaagacaATGACAGAGCATAATTCATTTTTCACGGTTTGAAAGTGAATGCTTTAGTATACTGTATACATACGGTAACGGAAGATAGTTCCAAATGGATGTAGATGGAAGACCAAATGAGTGATCATGTCATCAAACTCAGCAAACATGAATGATAGCTGAAATGAAAGAAGCATAATCAGAAAACAAGAAGAAAGGAAAGGAAAGGAAGTTGGAAGTTTCATTTTGAAGAGGGAAAATTGTCTTTACTGGAGAGAGGAAGACAGGTGTGTTCTGCTGCTACCTCAGATGACAGGTTTACAAGTTTTCAAtatttattcttataaattcataagttgcttttttttagtattttattttgaagGTTTTTATTTTCGTTGTTTGTAGATATATGAAGAAATTCCGATGTAGATTGTGTCctttttattgttaaaatataagctATGAATCACGAACACCAAACACGACACCGatactgacacgtcgacacggATAATAGTTTGAGAattgacataattcaatgtaatcattaGTGTTGGTGTCGTGTCGGGCACCAGCGCGTGTCTGACACcaggacacgcctaatccgaggagtgtccgtgcttcatataAGCATACTTGGCATGGCAGGCATACCGGAAACTATTGTGAACCCAGTACCCATCAATAACAACCGCAAACAAAATTATTTGCTTCTTCTGCATATGGTGTGATATTTACTGAAAACTGTTGTGTATCCAATGCATGTTCATTGATTCATAAATTTATTTCTACAATATACTATCAAACTCATTAACTCACCCATTTAAGGTGTATTTCAGTATTTGGATTTCTACTATCTTTGGGTAGCAATAAGTACAGCATAATTGAAGTGAGCATAAATGGATGATATGATTCAATTGCGACATGTTTCTTAGATTTTAGATGACTACGTTTTTTCGGGTTGAAAAGACTGAATAAAGGCAGAATCTAGCATGGTATTAGGTCCAATCAACTGCAACatgtttttttatgttttctctCTGGGCCTCCcgtgtatcttttataccccaaaatattacaattttgccctggataaaaacttcggttcgcagaaaccaaagttttttctagtttaaattcaaggaaaattcggttaacaaAAACCGAAaattttttcaaggcaaaaaaaaaatcaattcatagcaaccgaagtttttattaaagagcaaaaaagtaaaatccaggGGGAAAAAGAACATGAGGAGCCTAAAGAAAAAACAtcatattttttagatttgGGATGACTTCATCAATGGCCTGCGGAAGAAGACCGCATTTTGCTGGGAAGAGCATATATGGCAAGTCCAATTACAACATCCAGTTGTCTTTCCTTTCCTTGCAGTTGGTCCATTTTTGAAATTTAACTGTCTGTTTCAAAATTCTTTTCTCCATAATCAAGTTGTTTGTACAACATCTATAGAATTAATCAAATGAAAAGTGAGCTAAAGAATTATTAGTTATGTACTTCTCGTTATAATCTCTCACTTGTTCTTTGCGGATGACTTCATTATGTTCGgaaaaatctatttttaaaaatacaaagaaaaaaatctattttttaaagttGAAACAATCAGGCTCTACATATCCCTGCCAAACTTGGAACAAAATATTAAGTAATATCTCCATCCGTGAATCCAACAATAATTGTCGGTTGTCACATTTAACAATTTACgtagattaaaaaatatgacaaaaaatcAACATTGAATTGATGTAAGTGGTAACAAATTTGGATTTTTAAGTAAGTGATTAAAGATTTGATCTCCggctcttatatatatatatatatatatatatatatatatatatatatatatatatatatatatatatatatatatatatatatgaagaaaattcAGTTGAGAGAGAATTTATCTCATGTGCCCACTATTATTTAATTCAttcttcttttgattttttatacTTGTGTGGGTGAGTGCTACGGTGAACCACATTCATAAGTGTTTTACTGTAGATCagtatttaaaattattagaatttttgtttgtttttttgtttttttatatagaaaattaTCAGAAATTCTAACTACGGTCGACAATACTCTTTAGAAGTAAAAATTTATTACTCTCATCGTCTTTACcgttaaaatattttcatgatTGACATCCGTTCAATACAAGttatatctttatttatttatttattttgttttaatcaaactgttatttatttaatcattatctCAATCATAAAAATGACGATGACTATTAACTTATACTTGTAAACAATGCCCCcacttaaaattttaattattttttaatcacCGACACTCGAAAATCAAAATATTACCCTTATGTGTGGTGTCCAAACAGAATTGGGCTTGCGATTATTTTTGTGTCTTTGGCCAACTAAAATAATGTTGTCCCTAAGTAATTGGAAATTTTAATCctatcaatttatttatttattttttctacgAAACTACTATTACATTTATATATCGATTATCtattaaataacttattatattttattaatcaaataaaattttgtttataaaaatccATCCCTTATATGTTTTCTCTCTCGATTGTTTTCATATattctttaatatttttttctttttctttctttctttctttctttctttctttctttctttctttctttctttctttctttctttcttctttgtgCACActtgcataaaaataaatggcAGTTTTAAAAATGTGCGAGTACAGAAATTGTTACCACTGTGCAAATAATAATGTTATATTTGTTGGGTTCAATTATTTTCTATACACTTTAAAAAGTATAGCAATGGATAAGATCATAACTCTCGAAGATGTATTTaagtcaaaattcaaattttgactcaaaaatattaatgttgactaaaaaaatattatatccGTTGCTTTTATGAgagataattttattaattaactgTTGTATCCGGTCTATAATatgaatcaaatacatcaattatttaataaatttaaaatataaattgtctGTTATAAAAAGAAGCAAAGGTAGTATGAAGTATCTCTTTATATTGtcttattttatggttttttttttgggtagataGATAAGATTTGAATCCTAATAATAATGTTGacctaataattttgatatttctgCAAGTTgagctataattttttttttttagctacAATTTATAAACtcttattttatggtttttattaCTCCAAGTATATGGAGTTACTATCACAAtagataatgataataataaatagGACTGAATTACATTTATTTCTATAAACCGTAAGAATTTAATACAAAGCAAAATTGAGTTGACtctacaaacaaacaaaaaccacATTCAATAGTTATAGTTAATAAGAGGTAATCTAATTAATCtttggtcaaaaaaaagaaaagaaaagaggtaATCTAATCTTGTTTTTCTTCTCCCACCGTGTGCTTTTAAATTGTTCCCCCCAAACCTCATTTCTCATTCAACAATCACTTTCACTCACTCACTTCCCATTAAAACCTTCATAAATCCTCAACAACtattttccattatttttttctctctctctttttcctAAAACCATAATGgtgaaaaaattgaagtttctttctcttttcaaaAAATCCTCTTCATCATGGACTTGGCCATCTTGCAACCAACCACAAACCCTTTCTTTTAGAGCCAACAAAAATGACACCGTATTCAAATCCATTAACCCAACTTTTGTAGACTCATGCACAAACAAAGAGATTCTAGAAACTTCTGATTCTAGATTAACTGAATTTTCTTATGAGGATTTCAAAGAAAATAATGTTAATTCAATTGAGACAGTGATTCATGGTTTGAGTTCGGATCGACTTTTCTTTGAACCGAACGAAACAAGCTCAATATTAAAGAtcaaagaaataattaatatttcGTCTAATGGAATAGttagcaacaacaacaataataatagcTTATTATTACCATTGGAAAACACCGTTGAGTTTCCAATGGTTTCGCGAAATCCTTATGAAGATTTCAAAGACTCGATTGTGGAAATGGTCGAGGCTCATGGCGTTAACAATTGGGAAACTTTGGAAAATCTTTTGAGTTGGTATTTGGAAGTTAATGAGAAAAGCAATCATGGATTTATTATTGatgctttttttaatttatttgttgaaTTTAATCATGATTCACCAAATTGTTCTCCTTTATCAATTCAGAGTTGTTCTTCTCTTGATTCTTTGTGGAGCATACCTTGTGTTTCTTCTTATAGTTCACCTTTGTAAGTTaagaatatataattatatatggaAAAGATTGTGATTGAAGACAAAGATTGTCCTTAGAATTAATGCACAATAGCACAATTGTTGGCTAGACTTTACTTATACTTCAAACTCTGAAttgtttgtaatataaattaatagtGCACAATAGCACAATTTTGAGAAGTAAACTTCCTTTATGATAAGTTATATGAAACTATGATGAATTAATAGTGAAGACTTCCAAATCTcaagtattattttttcttctattttcgCTACCTCTCCCACAATTTGTGTTATTGTATTATTTCAAGTATGTGTTTAATTCCTCATAGTTTAATTGTGTTCGTcgttgcagttttttttttttaatagtatataACAATGTTATTAGTTTTTCTCTTTGTCATGTCATGACTTGAATCTTGGATCTCCAACTCCTTATAACTCATAACTTAACTagtttaaccagttgagctactcaTCCCACACGTTCGTTGTTGAGGTTGAtaaaaagtttttcttttttttctgtcACAGTGTCACTCTTTATCGAAAATGGATCCTatcaactttaaaaaaaattgagaaatgtGAAGTCTAAAccatttaaattataaaaagagaataaaattggaatttgaaaaaaaaatgagagaaggTAAGAGTTGAAatgtaaaaattgaaaaaaaaaattgagggagaaaaaatgaagaggatccatttttctttttatcggtGGACATTTCTATCTTTTGACTTAAttataatgtatttttatatatgattgtaatttctataaattttttttttatagtttcataatgaagaaattttattaattttttttttttgtttttttacagtTTCATACGGAAGAAAATGAGGGTAAGGAGAGTCTGGAGAGATGTGGAATAATAAGAGAGACTGGGCTTGACTCAATCTTGGCTAGTGCAAAGGAGACTGAAATAGTGGTGTGAATAACAATATGTTCATAATTGCATTTTTATTGAactaaaacaatttttgttattgtgttttttttttttaataattaacagatgataattaatttatatgaaGTAAAAATATTATCTAAAGTCAAATGTTTTTTTCTAATAGTCCAAGAGTGAAGTGGGTTAATGGAAATTCTAATTGGTTTATCATATAAAGTTAGTATAATGATTGTGCATTTTTCTGGGTTTAAATGTATTTGGTGATAAAGATGAGCAAAAGAGACAAAGGATGCATATTTTCCTAGATTGAAAAGCATATTTGGTGATATAAAGTTTTCTTTTATTCCTTGAGAAAGAACAAAAATGAGCAAACAAAGTAACTCATTtcgagttaggatcctctccattttcaattctttccatttcctccattattatatagttttgggaatataaatgcaaaaatgtgacatcaagtgggtccaaatgtcatttatacaccccaaaatatttaaaaactttggtaatggaagaaatggaaaacataagaaatggagaggatctcaactcacTAATTTCTATGCcattcaaaaactaaaaaaaaaaaaaaactaaattctACATCTTCGTGGTATAGTACATGATGAGCAATTTGATGCAAGCAATTTGGGGTTTCAAGGACATTTTGGTCCTCCATCATCGTTCTTCCAGTTCTTGTAGCATGGACATACTTCTTTGTTTCCATAAGTTCCTGGTGGCACACACAAGCATTTGGCGCAACAATACTTGCAATAGAACAAACATGGCTTTTTGTGATGTGTTTTTGCGCATCTATTTTCGCATCGAGGAGCACATTCTACAATTTCAACCATACACATCATTTTAGTGAACTGAATGATTATTGTAACATCAAATTTAACAAAGTAAAGAAAGTTATATAGtaaattcaaaaatcaaatcatTTAGCTAGCTAGGTTCAATCAATTGTACTCTAATCCAATATCTTGTACTCCCTCATTAAACAACTGATATATTTGAACTATAAACAGTGTATCTGGTTTATATTAAAGTTCAATTGTTCAAATAATTcggttatttaatgaatctaaaaagtaaattgtttCTCGTAAAAAAAGATCTGAGGGAGGATATCGGTATGGTTTGTTCTTAattttaacaatttatttttagttatatgattttatttttataaaatttattattcataAAGTCGGTACCTTGTGGTGTAAGACTGCCTTCTGTGGTGCCATACTGAAACTCATTCCAACAAAGATGAAATTAGCATGAGAAGAAATGTCGTAAATAATTATATTCAAGCATAATTGTccaaataaatataacatgtGAAAAAGTCTTACCGTTGGATCAAGAGTCACTGGAGGTGGTGGAGTTGCAGGAACTGATGGAGTTGCTGGAGTCGCTGGAGTTGTTGGAGCCGATGGATTCGCTGGAGTTGTTGGAGTTACTGGAGTTTTCGGAGTTCTTCGAGTTGAACTTGAATTAGAGGCTGAAATTGGAGATGGAGCGGGGGCTGGAGACGGAGATGGAGCTGGAGATGGTGATGGAGATGTAGTTGGAGCCGGAGCCGGAGCTGAAGTTGCAGGAATGACTGGAGTTGTTGGAGTTGCTGGAGGTGTTGGAGTTGTTGGAACTGTGGGAGGCGGTGGAGTTGCTGGAGGTGGTGTTGGAGTTGTTGGAACTGCGGGAGGTGGTGTTGGAGTTGTCGGAACTGCGGGAGGTGGTGGAGTTGCTGCTGGAGGTGGTGTTGGAGTTGTAGGAACTGTGGGAGGTGGGGGAGTTGCTTctggaggtggtggtggagtTGTCGGAACTGCAGGAGGTGGCGGAGTTGCTGAAGGTGGTGTTGGAGTTGTCGGACCTGCGGGAGGTGGTGGAGTCGCTGGAGGTGTTGGAGTTGTCGGAGCTATCGGGATTTTCGGAGTTGCAGGAGCTGGAGCTGGAGCCGGAGCCGGAGCTGGGGCCGGTGCTGGAGTCGGAGCTGGAGTTGGAGCCTTTATGGTAGCTACCACAATCTCAGCCTAAAATAAAACCATttgataaatattaaaaatcatataaacaataattggAAAGTGGAAACCCATTGTATATGATAGAAAATCATGCAAATAATTTATTCAAATGCAgccaaaaaatttaataaacatTATGCTTGTGATGCACATATTTAACCTTGCTTTGTACTAGAAGAAACACAACTAAGCAGAGCATATTGATGTTTAGATTTTTCGCCATTACTCAATATTCTTACAAAACACAGAGAACTAAAGTTATGTTAATTGTGATTATGAAGAATTGTCTAGTTACATATTTATATAGTAAT from Trifolium pratense cultivar HEN17-A07 linkage group LG1, ARS_RC_1.1, whole genome shotgun sequence includes these protein-coding regions:
- the LOC123903279 gene encoding probable CCR4-associated factor 1 homolog 11 is translated as MKTAFCVAEHICSRLFFSQSMIISKPSSSIVIRSVWSYNLESEFKLIGSLVDSYPIISMDTEFPGTVVFPDTTDLSFHNRGSAAHYSVLKANVDGLNLIQVGMTLSDAKGNLPSLGTSKFFIWEFNFCDFDVSHDIHNHDSIELLRGQGIDFDRNKKFGIDSVNFAELMMSSGLVCNEDVSWVTFHSGYDFGYLVKALTQCALPEGLAEFLILVKVYFGDSVYDVKHLAKFCDGLYGGLDRVSKTLNVDRAVGKSHQAGSDSLLTIRAFRRIKEVHFGNVDDELIKYAGVLYGLENMV